A segment of the Aromatoleum aromaticum EbN1 genome:
CGCAGAAAAGTCGCGGTGTGCGACGTGCCGGCGCCGACTTCGAGGTCGTACGGCTGCAGCAGCACGCAGCCGCGCTCGCCCCAATACTGCTGGAGCGTCAGGATGACTTGCTGGAACGTGGGTTTGTGCGGGGACATGGTCTCGGACGGCTGGAGAGGCGGCACGCGGGCCGCGCTGCGAACGCAAAGAAGCGGATTTTACTGGCATTCGCCGGCAGGAGCGACGTTTAGTCTTGCCCTTGCACGGGAATTGTTGCCGGGCAGCCTAACCGGACACCGTTTTCAGACTGCCGGCCGGTTGCCGCGGCGCCCCCGCAACGCCCACACCTGCCGCAACCAGCGCCAGCAGCATCGCGGCGCGGTCGCCCCACCGCGCATACGGCGTCAGCCCTGCGTAGCCCTGCACCGGGACGCGCAGGGCCCCTTGCGTGAACGGGGGCAGCACGTCCGAAACGCTGCCATCGGGCCGGACCACCGCGGTCATGCCGGTGTTCGTCGAGCGCAGCATCGGCCGACCGGTTTCGAGTGCCCGCATGCGGGCGATCTGCAGGTGCTGCGGCTGCGCGAACGAATCGCCATACCACGCGAGGTTCGAGATGTTCAGCATCAGCGTCGCCTCCGGCAGGCTGCGGATCAGCTCGCGGCCGAACAGGTCCTCGTAGCACACGTTGACGGCGACACGCTGCTCCCCGAGCCTCATCGGCGCCTGGTCCGGCGCACCGCGCGTCTGGTCGGACATGGGGATGTCGACAAGGTCGTAGAACCAGCCGAACAGTGGCGGCGAATATTCGCCGAACGGCACGAGGTGGCGCTTCGCGTAAGTCTGGCTCGGGGATGCGCCGATGCTCAGCGCAGCGTTGTAGATGCCACCCTGCGCATCGCGCAGAAAGACGCCGAGCACGAGATTGCCGCCGGCCGCCCGGACGTCGCGGGCGAGCTCGTCCAAATAGCCTTCCGGCAGGCGGTCGGCCAGCAGCGGCAGCGTCGTTTCGGGCAGCACGACGAGATCGGCCGCATGCTCGCGGGCGAGCCGGACGTTGGTCTGCAGCCAGTCGGCAAGACGTTCCGGGCGCCACTTCAACCCCTGCTCGATGTTCGTCTGGATCAGCGCGACTTCGACGGGCTCGCCGACGGGTCGGGTCCACGCGACCTGGGCGAGGCCGAAGCCCGCGACGCCGAGGCCGACGATCGCGAGCCCCGCCGCAGCCGCCCCACGCAGGCGCCGCCAAGGCGCCACGGCGGCGAGCGCGGCGGCAAAAGCGAGCAGTCCGCCCACGCCATACACGCCGATCAACGGAGCGAACCCGGCGAGCGGGCTCGGCGGCGTCTGCGAATAGCCGATCGCCAGCCACGGGAAGCCGGTGAACAGCCAGCCGCGCAGCACTTCGGCGCCAACCCACAGGCCCGCGAACAGCGCGGCCTGCCGGAAAGGGCCGCCGCGCCGCCAGCGCACGAACAGTCCCCCGACCAGCGCGGGAAAGAGCGCCAGATAGGCGCAGAACAGCGCGATCGCAAACCCGGCCAGCGGCATCGGCATGCCGCCGTAACGATGGAGCGCGACATAGAGCCACGACACGCCGGCGAGAAAGGCGCCGAACCCCCACGCGAATCCGACCACGAAACCGCCGCGAGCACGCGGCACCCGCTGCAGGGATCCCGCGAGCACCGCCAGGCTCGCGAAAGCCAGCGGGAAAATCCCGAACGGCGCAAACGCGAACACCGACGCGCCGCCTGCCAGCGCGGCGAGCATCACGATCCGGACCATCAGCACTCAGCCACCGCGCGTTTCGTGCGACGCACGCGCATCACGCCTGTCTTGCGTCCGCGACCGGCACCGCATGCTCGACGAGCAGCGTATATACCCGTCGACTGTCCGCACGCAGCACCTGGACTTTCACGTCTGCGAGGATCACGGTGTCGCCGCGCTGCGGCAACCGACCCAGCGCGCGGATCACCAGGCCGCCGATCGTGTCGACGTCGGCATCGCTGAAATTCGTCGCGAAAGCGGTGTTGAAGTCGGCGATCTCGGTCGTCGCCTTGACCCGGTAACGCCCGTCCTGCATGAGCC
Coding sequences within it:
- the lnt gene encoding apolipoprotein N-acyltransferase — its product is MVRIVMLAALAGGASVFAFAPFGIFPLAFASLAVLAGSLQRVPRARGGFVVGFAWGFGAFLAGVSWLYVALHRYGGMPMPLAGFAIALFCAYLALFPALVGGLFVRWRRGGPFRQAALFAGLWVGAEVLRGWLFTGFPWLAIGYSQTPPSPLAGFAPLIGVYGVGGLLAFAAALAAVAPWRRLRGAAAAGLAIVGLGVAGFGLAQVAWTRPVGEPVEVALIQTNIEQGLKWRPERLADWLQTNVRLAREHAADLVVLPETTLPLLADRLPEGYLDELARDVRAAGGNLVLGVFLRDAQGGIYNAALSIGASPSQTYAKRHLVPFGEYSPPLFGWFYDLVDIPMSDQTRGAPDQAPMRLGEQRVAVNVCYEDLFGRELIRSLPEATLMLNISNLAWYGDSFAQPQHLQIARMRALETGRPMLRSTNTGMTAVVRPDGSVSDVLPPFTQGALRVPVQGYAGLTPYARWGDRAAMLLALVAAGVGVAGAPRQPAGSLKTVSG